One genomic segment of Rhodothermales bacterium includes these proteins:
- the malQ gene encoding 4-alpha-glucanotransferase, which produces MASRSSGLLLHVTSLPSPFGIGDFGPGAVRFIDTLAEAGQTVWQVLPLTPVGHGHSPYASPSTFAGNPLLISPERLADAGWLEPDELEDAPDFPTDHVDFDRVIPFKAALLRRAFERARQVGFSADYRAFCAREAHWLDDYALFTALKAHHDDVAWTDWPAPLARRNADALDAARAEHADAIEQHRFAQFVFAEQWEALRAHARERGVQVFGDLPIYVAHDSADVWASPHLFHLDPDGLPTAVAGVPPDYFSATGQRWGNPLYRWDRMRAHGYAWWTARLARALALVDLVRLDHFRGFEAFWAIPADEKTAVNGQWVDGPGADLFRAFEREIGTPLPLVAEDLGLITPSVRALMAEFDLPGMVVLQFAFGDPESEYLPHHYQRALAGYTGTHDNDTVVGWWDGLADADRAFARRYLGLDWSSEPIHWAAVRAVMASVVERAVFPVQDVLGLGGEARMNVPGREDGNWAWRFAWDAVDDETITRLRDLTETYGRASASSPLPGDDAKADAAPTSLSATSPS; this is translated from the coding sequence ATGGCCTCCCGTTCCAGCGGCCTCCTGCTCCACGTCACCTCGCTACCCAGCCCCTTCGGGATCGGCGATTTCGGACCCGGCGCCGTCCGCTTCATCGACACGCTCGCCGAGGCCGGGCAGACCGTTTGGCAAGTGCTCCCGCTGACGCCCGTCGGCCACGGGCACTCGCCCTACGCCAGCCCCTCGACGTTCGCGGGCAACCCGCTCCTCATCAGCCCCGAACGCCTGGCCGACGCGGGCTGGCTGGAGCCGGACGAGCTCGAAGACGCGCCGGACTTCCCCACGGACCACGTCGACTTCGACCGGGTGATCCCGTTCAAGGCGGCCCTACTCAGACGAGCGTTCGAGCGCGCCCGGCAGGTGGGATTCTCCGCCGACTACCGCGCGTTCTGCGCCCGCGAGGCCCACTGGCTCGACGACTACGCCCTCTTCACGGCGCTCAAGGCTCATCACGACGACGTAGCGTGGACCGACTGGCCGGCCCCGCTCGCCCGACGCAACGCCGACGCGCTCGACGCCGCCCGCGCCGAACACGCCGACGCCATCGAGCAGCACCGCTTCGCGCAGTTCGTCTTTGCCGAGCAGTGGGAGGCCCTCCGCGCTCACGCACGCGAGCGCGGCGTGCAGGTCTTCGGCGACCTCCCGATCTACGTCGCTCACGACAGCGCCGACGTGTGGGCCTCGCCGCACCTCTTCCACCTCGACCCCGACGGGCTGCCGACGGCCGTCGCCGGCGTCCCGCCCGATTACTTCAGCGCGACGGGCCAGCGCTGGGGCAACCCGCTCTACCGCTGGGACCGGATGCGGGCGCACGGCTACGCGTGGTGGACCGCCCGGCTCGCCCGCGCCCTCGCCCTCGTGGACCTCGTCCGCCTCGACCACTTCCGCGGCTTCGAAGCCTTCTGGGCCATCCCCGCCGACGAGAAGACCGCCGTTAACGGGCAGTGGGTCGACGGCCCCGGCGCCGACCTCTTCCGCGCGTTCGAGCGCGAGATCGGAACGCCGCTCCCCCTCGTCGCCGAGGACCTCGGCCTCATCACGCCCTCCGTCCGCGCGCTCATGGCGGAGTTCGACCTGCCGGGGATGGTCGTGCTCCAGTTCGCGTTCGGCGACCCGGAGAGCGAGTACCTCCCCCACCACTACCAGCGCGCGCTCGCCGGGTACACAGGCACGCACGACAACGACACCGTCGTCGGCTGGTGGGACGGGCTGGCGGACGCGGACCGTGCCTTCGCCCGCCGCTACCTCGGGCTCGACTGGTCCAGCGAGCCGATCCACTGGGCCGCCGTCCGCGCCGTGATGGCGTCGGTCGTGGAGCGCGCCGTCTTCCCGGTGCAGGACGTGCTCGGGCTGGGCGGCGAGGCCCGGATGAACGTGCCCGGCCGCGAGGACGGCAACTGGGCGTGGCGCTTCGCGTGGGACGCCGTGGACGACGAGACGATCACGCGCCTCCGGGACCTCACCGAGACCTACGGGCGTGCATCTGCCTCCTCTCCTCTGCCCGGCGACGACGCGAAAGCGGACGCCGCGCCGACCTCTCTCTCCGCCACCTCTCCGTCATGA
- a CDS encoding YtxH domain-containing protein gives MSTRNKSLVHASIAGALAGVVTGFGLGLLVAPDEGRKVRRRLAYLLDRWSHQVATLVEQLGSDEVQSAARESGAALIADAREQAERILEDANSLMSEVRQRPSDR, from the coding sequence ATGAGCACCCGTAACAAAAGCCTCGTTCATGCTTCCATCGCGGGAGCGCTCGCTGGCGTCGTTACCGGCTTCGGCCTCGGCCTGCTGGTCGCTCCCGACGAGGGGCGGAAGGTCCGGCGACGGCTCGCCTACCTGCTCGACCGGTGGTCGCACCAAGTGGCTACGCTCGTGGAGCAACTCGGCTCGGACGAGGTGCAGAGCGCGGCGCGCGAGAGCGGCGCCGCCCTCATCGCCGACGCCCGTGAGCAGGCCGAGCGCATCCTCGAAGACGCCAACTCGTTGATGAGCGAAGTGCGGCAGCGGCCATCGGACCGCTGA
- the treZ gene encoding malto-oligosyltrehalose trehalohydrolase, which yields MNAPLRLGALPEGDGTRFRVWAPAAEHVTLVLEPENRAVPLDPVSGGYFEHVVDSVSAGQRYRVRLDDGDPLPDPASRFQPEGVHGPSEVVNPEAFSWGDAAWGGVAQRDLVFYELHVGTFTPEGTFCAATERLEYLRDLGVTAVELMPVADFPGRWNWGYDGAALYAPSRAYGTPDDLRALVDRAHGLGLAVFLDAVYNHLGPDGAYLAAFGPVFTDKHRTPWGDAINLDDDGSRGVRDLILDNALYWLREYHLDGLRLDATHALVDDSEPHLLAELSEAVAALPGPRRVLVAEDHRNLNTLLLPRPDGFGLDAVWADDLHHLVRNIVAGDTEGYYADFADATTADIAETVERGWFYDGRPSKTTAKPRGTSADPIRPAQCVVCIQNHDQIGNRPAGDRLPDSVEPAAYRAASALLLFAPELPLLFMGQEWAATAPFQFFTDHNAELGPLVSAGRRSEFEDFPGFGGAVPDPQDASTFERSRLDWDEREAPGHAHTLALYHALLALRRDLPDGVEAEAHGERGLHVRRGAYHLLLSFADDVALPLPDGAVVLHTEQHEFAADPLPPEVADGTLRFTRPGAVLVRT from the coding sequence ATGAACGCCCCCCTCCGCCTCGGCGCGCTGCCCGAAGGCGACGGCACCCGCTTCCGCGTGTGGGCCCCCGCCGCCGAACACGTCACGCTCGTCCTCGAACCCGAAAACCGTGCGGTCCCGCTCGACCCCGTGAGCGGCGGCTACTTCGAGCACGTCGTCGACAGCGTCAGCGCCGGCCAGCGCTATCGCGTTCGGCTCGACGACGGCGACCCGCTCCCCGACCCGGCCTCGCGGTTCCAGCCCGAGGGCGTGCACGGGCCGTCCGAAGTCGTAAACCCCGAGGCGTTCTCGTGGGGCGATGCGGCCTGGGGCGGCGTGGCGCAGCGCGACCTCGTCTTTTACGAGCTGCACGTCGGCACCTTCACGCCGGAGGGGACGTTCTGCGCCGCGACCGAGCGGCTGGAGTATCTCCGCGACCTCGGCGTGACGGCCGTCGAGTTGATGCCCGTCGCCGACTTCCCCGGCCGGTGGAACTGGGGCTACGACGGCGCCGCGCTCTACGCCCCGAGCCGAGCCTACGGCACGCCCGACGACCTCCGCGCGCTCGTCGACCGCGCCCACGGCCTCGGCCTCGCCGTCTTCCTCGATGCCGTCTACAACCACCTCGGCCCCGACGGCGCGTATCTCGCCGCCTTCGGCCCCGTCTTCACCGACAAGCACCGCACGCCGTGGGGCGACGCCATCAACCTCGACGACGACGGCAGCCGCGGCGTCCGCGACCTCATCCTCGACAACGCGCTCTACTGGCTCCGCGAGTACCACCTCGACGGCCTCCGCCTCGACGCCACGCACGCACTCGTCGACGACAGCGAGCCGCACCTCCTCGCCGAGCTGAGCGAAGCCGTCGCCGCGCTCCCCGGCCCGCGCCGCGTGCTCGTCGCCGAGGACCACCGGAACCTGAACACGCTCCTCCTCCCGCGCCCAGACGGCTTCGGGCTCGACGCCGTCTGGGCCGACGACCTCCACCACCTCGTCCGTAACATCGTCGCCGGGGACACCGAGGGCTATTACGCCGACTTCGCCGACGCGACGACGGCCGACATCGCCGAGACCGTCGAGCGCGGGTGGTTCTACGACGGCCGCCCGAGCAAAACCACCGCGAAGCCGCGCGGCACGAGCGCCGACCCGATCCGCCCCGCGCAGTGCGTCGTCTGCATCCAGAACCACGACCAGATCGGCAACCGCCCGGCGGGCGACCGGCTCCCGGACTCCGTCGAGCCGGCGGCGTACCGGGCGGCGAGCGCGCTCCTCCTCTTCGCGCCCGAGCTGCCGCTCCTCTTCATGGGACAGGAGTGGGCCGCCACCGCGCCGTTCCAGTTCTTCACCGATCACAACGCCGAGCTCGGCCCGCTCGTGAGCGCGGGGAGGAGGTCGGAGTTCGAGGACTTCCCCGGCTTCGGCGGCGCCGTGCCCGACCCGCAGGACGCATCGACGTTCGAGCGGAGCCGGCTCGATTGGGATGAGCGCGAGGCGCCGGGCCACGCCCACACCCTCGCGCTCTACCACGCCCTCCTCGCCCTCCGCCGCGACCTCCCCGACGGCGTCGAAGCCGAAGCCCACGGCGAGCGCGGGCTCCACGTCCGCCGTGGCGCGTACCACCTTCTGCTCTCCTTCGCCGACGACGTCGCGCTCCCGCTGCCGGACGGCGCCGTCGTCCTCCACACCGAGCAGCACGAGTTCGCTGCCGACCCGCTCCCGCCGGAGGTGGCCGACGGCACGCTCCGGTTCACCCGCCCCGGCGCGGTGCTCGTCCGCACCTGA
- a CDS encoding YaaA family protein translates to MANFAILLPSAEGKAPGGNPLAPDMFDYRTSNTFNYFSELNPERRAVIKELQRVVQESDEAALEKLFGVKSDTLEEAVQVNMEIHGSPLLAAVDRYGPGVMYEAMEFAELPTGAQRRLLENGVIFSGLFGLLRPDDLIPNYRLKMDARLPEIGKLSKFWRPILSPALNSALAGKFVWNLLPQAHLDAWEDDGSYRAMVQVKFFDEKDGERKPVTHNVKQLRGALVNFVVRDPAESVDELLEWEAPGGYELDEEATTFDEATKTGTVVMVSSPGWEKRRAERNAARAEIAREKAAAKAAREADDDE, encoded by the coding sequence ATGGCTAACTTCGCGATTCTGCTGCCCAGTGCCGAGGGGAAGGCCCCCGGCGGGAATCCCCTCGCCCCGGACATGTTCGACTACCGCACGTCGAACACCTTTAACTACTTCTCCGAGCTGAACCCCGAGCGGCGCGCCGTCATCAAAGAGCTGCAGCGGGTCGTGCAAGAAAGCGATGAGGCGGCGCTGGAGAAGCTCTTCGGCGTCAAGAGCGATACGCTCGAAGAGGCCGTCCAAGTCAACATGGAGATCCACGGGAGCCCGCTCCTCGCCGCCGTGGACCGCTACGGCCCTGGCGTGATGTACGAGGCGATGGAGTTCGCCGAACTGCCGACCGGCGCGCAGCGCCGCCTCCTCGAGAACGGCGTCATCTTCTCCGGCCTCTTCGGCCTGCTTCGCCCCGACGACCTCATCCCGAACTACCGTCTCAAGATGGACGCGCGGCTGCCCGAGATCGGGAAGCTCTCGAAGTTCTGGCGGCCCATCCTCAGCCCGGCGCTCAACAGCGCGCTCGCGGGCAAGTTCGTCTGGAACCTCCTGCCGCAGGCGCACCTCGACGCGTGGGAGGACGACGGGTCGTACCGGGCCATGGTGCAGGTGAAGTTCTTCGACGAGAAGGACGGCGAGCGCAAGCCGGTCACGCACAACGTGAAGCAACTCCGCGGCGCCCTCGTCAACTTCGTCGTCCGCGACCCGGCCGAGAGTGTCGACGAATTGCTGGAGTGGGAGGCGCCGGGCGGGTACGAGCTCGACGAGGAAGCGACGACGTTCGACGAGGCGACGAAGACGGGCACCGTCGTGATGGTGTCGAGCCCCGGCTGGGAAAAGCGGCGGGCCGAGCGCAACGCCGCCCGCGCAGAGATCGCTCGCGAAAAGGCCGCTGCGAAAGCGGCTCGCGAGGCCGACGACGACGAGTAA
- a CDS encoding ring-cleaving dioxygenase, which translates to MDLTGIHHLTAVSADIRANYRFYTDVMGMRLVKRSVNQDDVSAYHLFYSDAVGSPGNDLTFFDWDVPRERRGTRSITRTHLRVHGREALDWWRDRLVEHGVVAGEIAERDGRCVVDFEDPEGQRLALVDDGGQGDATHPWERSPVPADYQIRGLGPIVMSVPALPPTERVLTHVMNMRAARTFEHDGRTVHVFEMGAGGPHAELHVVVEPDAPAARPGAGGVHHVAFRTPNEAEYHAWAERLRTLGVPNSGEVDRYYFRSLYFREPGGVLFEIATDGPGFAVDEDPATLGEQVVLPPFLEPRRAEIVANLKPID; encoded by the coding sequence ATGGACCTGACCGGCATCCACCATCTCACCGCCGTCTCCGCCGACATCCGGGCGAACTACCGCTTCTACACCGACGTGATGGGGATGCGTCTCGTGAAGCGCAGCGTCAACCAGGACGACGTCAGCGCCTATCACCTGTTCTATTCCGACGCCGTCGGCAGCCCCGGCAACGATCTCACGTTCTTCGACTGGGACGTGCCCCGCGAGCGACGCGGCACCCGGAGCATCACGCGCACCCACCTCCGCGTGCACGGTCGCGAAGCGCTCGATTGGTGGCGCGACCGATTAGTCGAGCACGGCGTCGTCGCTGGCGAGATCGCCGAGCGGGACGGTCGCTGCGTGGTCGACTTCGAGGACCCCGAGGGCCAGCGCCTCGCCCTCGTCGACGACGGGGGGCAGGGCGACGCGACTCACCCGTGGGAGCGGAGCCCCGTCCCGGCCGATTACCAGATCCGCGGCCTCGGTCCTATCGTGATGAGCGTGCCGGCACTCCCGCCCACGGAGCGCGTGCTGACGCATGTGATGAACATGCGCGCGGCCCGGACCTTCGAGCACGACGGCCGCACCGTCCACGTCTTCGAGATGGGCGCGGGCGGCCCCCACGCCGAGCTACACGTGGTCGTCGAGCCGGACGCGCCCGCCGCGCGGCCGGGCGCTGGCGGCGTCCACCACGTCGCGTTCCGCACGCCGAACGAGGCCGAGTACCACGCGTGGGCCGAGCGGCTGCGCACCCTCGGCGTCCCCAACAGCGGCGAGGTGGACCGGTACTACTTCCGAAGTCTCTACTTCCGCGAGCCCGGCGGCGTCCTCTTCGAGATCGCCACGGACGGCCCCGGCTTCGCCGTGGACGAGGACCCGGCCACGCTGGGAGAGCAGGTCGTGCTGCCGCCGTTTTTGGAGCCGCGTCGCGCAGAGATTGTCGCCAACCTCAAGCCGATTGACTGA